The following proteins are encoded in a genomic region of Thermococcus pacificus:
- a CDS encoding MarC family protein yields MSEVLSILSSALFMLIMIDPSDKILLVSLLREDFHIEDIRTLIVRANLIGFLLLFLFAISGQIILQEIFHIDINALRVAGGFVLFKIGLEALESGGMMTLKKEKNILALAAVPVATPLIAGPAAITTAITLTAEKGLYHATAAILLAIIFTALTMFITLYLIKNVSKTTLGVFIRIIGMFTMAIGAQMMVQGVIGIYLLMTAAT; encoded by the coding sequence ATGAGCGAGGTTCTCTCGATACTGAGTTCCGCACTCTTCATGCTCATAATGATAGACCCGAGCGATAAGATACTCCTGGTGAGTTTGCTCAGGGAGGACTTCCACATAGAGGACATAAGGACTCTCATAGTGAGGGCAAACCTCATAGGCTTCCTTCTGCTCTTCCTGTTCGCGATCTCCGGCCAGATAATCCTCCAGGAGATATTTCACATCGACATAAACGCCCTCCGCGTTGCGGGAGGCTTCGTCCTGTTCAAGATAGGCCTTGAAGCCCTTGAGAGCGGCGGCATGATGACCCTCAAGAAGGAGAAGAACATTCTTGCCCTGGCGGCAGTTCCGGTGGCGACGCCCCTAATCGCCGGTCCGGCGGCGATAACAACCGCGATAACCCTCACCGCGGAGAAGGGCCTCTACCACGCCACAGCGGCAATATTGCTGGCCATAATATTCACTGCCCTCACGATGTTCATAACCCTCTACCTCATCAAGAACGTCAGCAAAACCACGCTCGGCGTCTTCATCAGAATAATCGGTATGTTCACGATGGCCATAGGAGCCCAAATGATGGTGCAGGGGGTCATAGGCATATACCTTCTCATGACCGCCGCCACCTGA
- the ttuA gene encoding tRNA-5-methyluridine(54) 2-sulfurtransferase yields MKCKFCDKLAFIKLHYPKMYLCEEHFTEYFERKVKRTIERYKMFKPDDKILVVVSGGKDSAVTAYVLKKFGYNIECLHINLGIGEYSEKGERYAKKQCEMIGAPLHIVRVRELLGAGIGEVRTRRPTCSYCGLTKRYIFNKFAYDNGFDVVATGHNLDDEASFIFNNIMNWNTQYLAKQGPVTPSALSGKLVKKVKPLYEVTEREVVAYALANGIEYEIDECPHARGATTLEWKAILNEMEEKRPGTKINFVKGYLRKKHLFEAELEEAELKECKVCGMPSSGEVCSFCRFWRLEKPVDFKIKP; encoded by the coding sequence ATGAAGTGCAAGTTCTGCGACAAGCTAGCATTCATAAAGCTCCATTATCCAAAAATGTACCTCTGCGAGGAGCACTTTACTGAATACTTTGAGAGAAAGGTGAAGAGGACAATAGAGCGCTATAAAATGTTCAAGCCGGACGACAAGATACTCGTAGTCGTCTCGGGCGGAAAGGACTCGGCAGTTACGGCCTACGTCCTCAAGAAGTTCGGCTACAACATTGAATGCCTCCACATAAACCTCGGAATAGGCGAGTACAGCGAGAAGGGCGAGCGCTATGCCAAAAAGCAGTGCGAGATGATAGGTGCCCCACTCCACATCGTCCGCGTGAGGGAGCTTCTGGGGGCAGGAATCGGCGAGGTAAGGACGAGGAGGCCAACCTGTTCCTACTGTGGCCTGACCAAGCGCTACATCTTCAACAAGTTCGCCTACGACAACGGCTTTGACGTCGTTGCCACCGGCCACAACCTCGACGACGAGGCCAGCTTCATCTTCAACAACATAATGAACTGGAACACGCAGTACCTGGCGAAGCAGGGGCCGGTGACACCTTCGGCCCTCAGCGGCAAGCTGGTGAAGAAGGTCAAGCCCCTCTACGAGGTCACCGAGAGGGAGGTCGTTGCCTACGCCTTAGCCAACGGCATAGAGTACGAGATAGACGAGTGCCCCCACGCGAGGGGAGCGACGACGCTCGAATGGAAGGCGATTCTAAACGAAATGGAGGAGAAGAGGCCGGGAACGAAGATCAACTTCGTCAAGGGCTACCTGAGAAAGAAGCACCTGTTCGAGGCCGAGCTGGAGGAGGCAGAGCTGAAGGAGTGCAAAGTCTGCGGAATGCCGTCGAGCGGCGAGGTCTGCTCCTTCTGCAGGTTCTGGAGATTGGAAAAGCCGGTTGATTTTAAGATAAAGCCCTAG
- a CDS encoding CBS domain-containing protein — MEDKSSDKAKNSKAKKIHIIHSKRRLIQMKRKEELSHNIRYISKVPVKLVMDTEFLTLHPNDSLSKLIQHLRGEESSAVVVDEEGRLLGFITMKDLLHYFEPPRRYSVVGLNLLKKYSLNRTSRVEDLMVRTPVTIGVDDDLGRAIQVMLETGKHHLPVIDKERKVHGLLEVKDIIRLIRIVSM; from the coding sequence ATGGAGGACAAAAGTTCAGACAAAGCCAAGAACTCGAAGGCCAAAAAGATACACATAATCCACAGCAAGAGACGGCTCATTCAGATGAAGAGAAAGGAAGAGCTCAGCCACAACATCCGCTACATATCCAAGGTGCCCGTGAAGCTGGTGATGGACACGGAATTTTTGACCCTCCACCCCAACGACTCGCTTTCAAAGCTCATACAACACCTTCGGGGGGAAGAGAGCTCAGCCGTTGTCGTTGATGAGGAGGGAAGACTTCTCGGCTTTATAACGATGAAGGATCTCCTCCACTACTTCGAGCCCCCTAGGAGGTACTCGGTCGTTGGCCTCAACCTTCTGAAGAAGTACTCCCTAAACAGGACATCTAGAGTTGAGGATCTCATGGTCAGAACTCCGGTGACGATAGGGGTTGATGATGACCTCGGAAGGGCCATACAGGTCATGCTGGAGACCGGAAAGCATCATCTCCCCGTGATAGACAAAGAAAGAAAGGTCCACGGCCTCTTGGAGGTTAAAGACATAATTCGTCTCATACGCATAGTCTCAATGTAA
- the hisS gene encoding histidine--tRNA ligase produces the protein MKRLEKVKGTRDLLPEEMAKRRWVFERIREVFERYNFHEVLTPTFEYTELFKLRSGEEVVEQLYAFDDKGGRNLSLRPDMTSSVARLFVNSFQNAPKPIKWYYMANMFRYEEPQSGRYREFWQAGVELIGSDKVEADAEVIALFVESYLATGLEDFTVNIGDRVLLDEFAKMLGIEDDIGLMRLIDKKDKMSREDFVGALKEFGLSEEGVEKVLALVEIKGLPDEVLPKAEELFTSDEAKAEVARLYELVDLLEAYGVSKWIRIDLGIARGFDYYTSIVFEAIAPNDLGIGSIGGGGRYDNLIEVFGGKPTPATGFAIGIERLIPILEWKGLIPEPKLRPDVYVVPIGKDAEVKRAAVEVVTALREAGVKADYELTGRKLGKALDYAGRLGVPYVVLIGKRDLSEGKVTVRDMDSGEQKAVEREKVVEEILGLLGF, from the coding sequence ATGAAGAGGCTCGAGAAGGTTAAGGGAACGCGAGACCTTTTGCCTGAAGAGATGGCGAAGAGGAGATGGGTCTTCGAGAGAATCCGCGAGGTTTTCGAGCGGTATAACTTTCACGAGGTTCTCACGCCGACCTTTGAGTACACCGAGCTCTTCAAGCTGAGGAGCGGTGAAGAGGTCGTCGAGCAGCTCTACGCCTTCGACGACAAGGGCGGCAGAAACCTCTCTCTGAGACCGGACATGACCTCAAGCGTGGCAAGGCTCTTTGTAAACTCCTTCCAGAACGCCCCGAAGCCGATAAAGTGGTACTACATGGCCAACATGTTCCGCTACGAGGAACCCCAGAGCGGCAGGTACCGGGAATTCTGGCAGGCAGGGGTTGAGCTCATCGGGAGCGATAAGGTCGAGGCCGATGCGGAGGTCATAGCGCTCTTCGTTGAGAGCTACCTCGCGACAGGTTTAGAGGACTTCACTGTCAACATTGGCGACCGCGTTCTCCTCGACGAGTTCGCCAAGATGCTCGGGATTGAGGACGACATAGGCCTGATGAGGCTCATAGACAAGAAGGACAAGATGAGCAGGGAGGATTTTGTTGGAGCGCTTAAGGAGTTCGGTTTGAGCGAGGAGGGAGTTGAGAAGGTCCTCGCGCTGGTGGAGATAAAGGGCCTTCCAGATGAGGTTCTCCCCAAGGCTGAGGAGCTGTTCACGAGCGATGAAGCAAAAGCGGAGGTAGCCAGACTCTACGAACTCGTTGACCTTCTCGAAGCATACGGCGTCTCCAAGTGGATAAGGATAGACCTTGGAATTGCGCGTGGTTTTGACTACTACACGAGCATAGTCTTTGAGGCCATAGCACCGAACGACCTTGGAATCGGCTCTATCGGCGGTGGAGGGAGGTACGACAACCTCATAGAGGTCTTCGGTGGGAAGCCGACGCCAGCCACTGGCTTCGCCATAGGAATAGAGCGTCTCATCCCCATCCTCGAGTGGAAGGGTCTTATCCCTGAGCCAAAGCTCAGGCCGGACGTCTACGTTGTCCCCATCGGGAAGGACGCCGAAGTCAAGAGGGCCGCGGTTGAGGTAGTTACGGCCCTCAGGGAGGCCGGCGTGAAAGCGGACTACGAGCTCACCGGTAGAAAGCTCGGCAAGGCCCTTGACTACGCCGGGAGGCTCGGCGTGCCTTACGTCGTCCTCATCGGAAAGAGGGACCTCTCGGAGGGCAAGGTAACCGTAAGGGACATGGACAGCGGCGAGCAGAAGGCGGTTGAGAGGGAGAAGGTTGTAGAGGAAATCCTGGGGCTGCTGGGGTTTTAA
- a CDS encoding acetyl ornithine aminotransferase family protein, with translation MTSEYPKIVVKPPGPKARKMIEREKRVVSSGLGVKLFPVVPERGYGALIEDVDGNVFIDFLAGAAAASTGYAHPRLVKEVQEQVAKIQHSMIGYTYSKRAIEVAEILAERAPVDSPKILFGLSGSDALDLTMKVARFATRKPWIVAFIGAYHGQTYGATSIAAFQSSQKRGFSPLVPNVVWVPYPNPYRNVWGIDGYEEPDELINHFLDYMESYIFAHVVPPDETAVLIAEPIQGDAGIVVPPENFFVELKKLLDEHGILLAMDEVQTGIGRTGRWFASEWFGVRPDLVAFGKGVASGMGMSGVIGRGELMEMTSGSALLTPAANPVISAAAYATLRIIEEEDLLGNALRVGEFIQKRLREMQEEYEVIGDVRGKGLMIGAEIVKPDGKPDPELTGKICWRAFELGLILPSYGMFGNVIRITPPLVITEELAEKGVEIMETALKDALAGRVTHRTVTWH, from the coding sequence ATGACTTCTGAGTACCCAAAAATCGTTGTAAAACCTCCCGGACCAAAGGCGCGGAAGATGATAGAAAGAGAAAAGCGCGTCGTTTCTTCGGGCCTTGGAGTCAAGCTCTTTCCGGTCGTCCCCGAGAGGGGCTACGGGGCCCTCATAGAGGACGTCGATGGGAACGTCTTCATAGACTTCCTGGCCGGGGCCGCGGCGGCATCGACTGGCTACGCCCACCCAAGGCTCGTGAAAGAAGTCCAGGAGCAGGTTGCCAAAATCCAGCACTCAATGATAGGCTACACCTACAGCAAGAGAGCCATAGAGGTGGCGGAGATACTGGCCGAAAGGGCCCCTGTAGATAGCCCAAAAATCCTCTTCGGCCTCAGCGGGAGCGACGCGCTGGATTTGACTATGAAGGTAGCGCGCTTCGCCACGAGAAAGCCCTGGATAGTGGCGTTCATAGGGGCCTACCACGGTCAGACCTATGGGGCGACCTCGATAGCTGCCTTTCAGAGCTCCCAGAAGAGGGGCTTCTCTCCGCTCGTTCCCAACGTCGTCTGGGTACCCTATCCAAACCCCTACAGGAACGTCTGGGGAATAGACGGGTATGAAGAGCCCGACGAGCTGATAAACCACTTCCTCGACTACATGGAGAGCTACATCTTCGCTCATGTGGTGCCTCCTGACGAAACTGCCGTTTTAATAGCCGAGCCGATACAGGGCGATGCCGGAATAGTTGTGCCACCGGAGAACTTCTTCGTCGAGCTAAAGAAGCTCCTCGACGAGCACGGGATTCTGCTCGCCATGGACGAGGTCCAGACCGGAATCGGGAGAACTGGCAGGTGGTTTGCGAGTGAGTGGTTCGGGGTTAGGCCTGATTTGGTAGCCTTCGGAAAAGGCGTCGCCAGCGGCATGGGGATGAGTGGCGTCATCGGAAGGGGCGAACTTATGGAGATGACTAGCGGTTCGGCGCTGCTTACTCCAGCGGCGAACCCAGTGATCTCGGCGGCGGCCTACGCTACGCTGAGGATAATCGAGGAGGAAGACCTCCTCGGCAACGCCCTTCGCGTCGGAGAGTTCATCCAGAAGCGCCTGCGGGAGATGCAAGAAGAGTATGAGGTCATAGGCGACGTCCGCGGGAAGGGACTGATGATAGGGGCGGAGATAGTGAAGCCCGACGGAAAGCCGGACCCGGAGCTGACAGGAAAGATATGCTGGCGCGCCTTCGAGCTCGGCCTAATCCTCCCGAGCTACGGCATGTTTGGGAACGTTATCAGGATAACGCCACCGCTCGTGATAACTGAGGAGCTTGCCGAGAAGGGCGTTGAGATAATGGAGACTGCCCTGAAAGACGCACTGGCGGGTAGAGTCACCCACAGGACTGTGACGTGGCACTGA
- a CDS encoding alanine/glycine:cation symporter family protein, protein MSAIVDFINWLDGEVWGIPMIVLLLGTGLLLTAILKAIQFRRLGWAIRFTLFEGRKKTGEGDITPFQALMATISGTVGIGNIAGVATAIHFGGPGALFWMWITALVGMATRYSEGLLGVAFRDKLPDGTQIGGTFNFLEKGFAMENIPKTGKYLAAIFTLLFAVFIGYDATQISGATQIGAIIVAILFAILGLFLLKDDAYPTLGKVLAILFALFASIAAFGIGNMTQSNSVADAIRTAFNVPMWVTGLVLAVLTFIVVIGGIKRIGEVAEMLVPFMAIVYFLFAIGVWIKFAGKLPSAFALIVKDAFTGQAVAGGAIGQVVLWGVKRGLFSNEAGLGTATIAHASAKTDHPSRQAHVAMLGPFIDTLIICTLTGVSIVVTGVYTNPDLNGAPLTQAAFAAAFGHAGEIMVAIGIILFAYSTILAWSFYGRQNVMYLAKWLEQDPEKFARLYPKLHMIYNLLFVVFIYIGAVTKLETVWNFSDMMNGLMAIPNLIGLLVLSWYVKKKTDEFVAANP, encoded by the coding sequence ATGAGCGCCATTGTGGACTTCATAAACTGGCTCGATGGGGAAGTTTGGGGCATCCCCATGATAGTGCTGCTGCTGGGCACCGGCCTGCTCCTAACGGCGATTCTAAAGGCAATACAGTTCAGGCGCCTAGGCTGGGCTATCCGCTTTACCCTCTTCGAGGGCAGGAAGAAGACCGGAGAGGGAGACATCACTCCGTTTCAGGCATTGATGGCAACTATCTCAGGAACGGTAGGTATTGGAAACATCGCCGGTGTCGCGACGGCTATCCACTTCGGTGGCCCCGGTGCGCTGTTCTGGATGTGGATAACCGCGCTGGTCGGTATGGCCACGAGGTACTCCGAGGGACTGCTAGGTGTCGCCTTCAGGGACAAGCTCCCAGACGGAACCCAGATCGGCGGAACCTTCAACTTCCTTGAGAAGGGCTTTGCGATGGAGAACATCCCCAAGACGGGAAAGTACCTCGCGGCCATCTTCACCCTGCTCTTCGCGGTGTTCATTGGCTATGATGCAACCCAAATTAGCGGTGCAACCCAGATAGGGGCGATAATAGTCGCGATACTCTTCGCCATCCTGGGACTGTTCCTCCTGAAGGACGACGCCTACCCGACGCTCGGAAAGGTTCTAGCAATACTCTTCGCCCTCTTCGCCTCGATAGCGGCCTTTGGAATAGGAAACATGACCCAGTCCAACTCCGTCGCGGATGCAATAAGGACAGCCTTCAACGTTCCGATGTGGGTCACCGGTCTGGTACTGGCGGTGCTGACATTCATAGTCGTAATCGGCGGTATCAAGAGGATCGGCGAGGTTGCGGAGATGCTCGTGCCCTTTATGGCAATAGTCTACTTCCTCTTCGCCATTGGGGTCTGGATAAAGTTCGCGGGGAAGTTGCCTTCGGCCTTCGCCCTCATTGTCAAGGACGCATTCACGGGGCAGGCAGTCGCAGGGGGAGCCATCGGCCAGGTCGTCCTCTGGGGTGTCAAGAGGGGTCTGTTCTCCAACGAGGCCGGTCTCGGTACTGCTACAATAGCCCACGCGTCCGCTAAGACAGACCACCCATCAAGGCAGGCTCACGTCGCGATGCTCGGTCCGTTCATCGATACCCTGATAATCTGTACCCTCACAGGAGTCTCGATAGTTGTTACCGGAGTATACACGAACCCTGATCTCAACGGAGCTCCGCTGACCCAGGCTGCTTTTGCAGCGGCCTTCGGCCACGCCGGAGAGATAATGGTCGCAATAGGTATAATTCTCTTCGCATACTCGACGATACTGGCCTGGTCGTTCTACGGCAGGCAGAACGTCATGTACCTCGCCAAGTGGCTTGAGCAGGACCCCGAGAAGTTCGCCAGGCTCTACCCGAAGCTTCACATGATCTACAACCTGCTCTTCGTCGTCTTCATCTACATAGGTGCTGTGACGAAGCTCGAAACGGTCTGGAACTTCTCGGACATGATGAACGGATTGATGGCAATACCGAACCTCATAGGCCTGCTCGTCCTCTCGTGGTACGTCAAGAAGAAGACAGACGAGTTCGTAGCGGCGAACCCGTGA
- a CDS encoding cation:proton antiporter: protein MEIILLIALMLAMAKIMGYVFERLGQPVVLGQLIGGFIMGIFFNTEPVIQEFSNLGVLMLLFLAGLESELEEFKRVGKPSVMVAGVGVLVAFAFGFLAAYPFVEPHEAVLYGAIMTPTSVSITVKVLMELRKLNTREGTTILAAAVVDDVLGILILTVAISLLSEGSVHYSVLAEIVAEVSAFLFVFLYFGPKFADRAFRIISRIDLPETSTSFAIIFMIVFAVLAEHLNLASILGAYLTGLALGQSSRKREIVEHVSTLGYSLFIPLFFVEVGMRVELGYILHAGFFAVVYTLMAVASKVIGCGMGAKIAGFDWFPSLRIGVGMIPRMGVELAMLSVAMASGVVGGDALTVAILVVFTTTIITPPLLKWMYSK from the coding sequence ATGGAGATAATCCTGCTCATTGCCCTGATGCTGGCGATGGCCAAAATAATGGGCTACGTCTTCGAACGCCTCGGCCAGCCGGTTGTCCTTGGACAGCTCATCGGCGGTTTCATAATGGGGATATTCTTTAATACGGAGCCCGTGATCCAGGAGTTCTCGAACCTGGGAGTTCTAATGCTCCTCTTTTTAGCCGGCCTTGAGAGCGAGCTGGAGGAGTTCAAGCGCGTCGGAAAGCCGAGCGTTATGGTGGCAGGGGTAGGTGTGCTGGTGGCTTTTGCCTTTGGCTTTCTGGCGGCGTATCCTTTTGTAGAGCCCCACGAAGCAGTCCTCTACGGGGCCATTATGACGCCCACAAGCGTCAGCATAACCGTAAAAGTGCTCATGGAGCTCAGGAAGCTCAACACGCGCGAGGGGACGACGATCCTGGCCGCGGCAGTGGTGGATGACGTGCTCGGCATACTGATACTCACGGTGGCTATATCCCTGTTAAGCGAGGGAAGCGTCCACTACTCCGTTCTAGCCGAAATAGTGGCGGAAGTCTCGGCCTTTCTCTTTGTCTTCCTCTATTTCGGCCCCAAATTCGCAGACAGGGCGTTCAGGATAATCTCCAGAATAGACCTTCCAGAGACCAGCACATCCTTCGCGATAATCTTCATGATAGTCTTTGCCGTCCTGGCCGAACACCTCAACCTCGCCTCGATCCTCGGCGCTTACTTAACGGGCCTCGCCCTCGGTCAGAGCTCCCGGAAGAGGGAGATAGTCGAGCACGTAAGCACTCTCGGCTACTCCCTGTTCATTCCCCTGTTCTTCGTCGAGGTCGGCATGAGGGTTGAGCTCGGCTACATTCTCCACGCCGGTTTCTTTGCGGTGGTCTACACCCTGATGGCTGTTGCGAGCAAGGTAATAGGCTGTGGAATGGGTGCAAAGATAGCGGGCTTTGACTGGTTCCCCTCCCTGAGAATTGGGGTGGGCATGATACCGAGGATGGGTGTAGAGCTCGCAATGCTCTCGGTTGCAATGGCGAGCGGCGTCGTTGGCGGCGACGCACTCACGGTGGCAATACTCGTGGTCTTCACGACGACTATAATAACGCCGCCGCTTTTGAAGTGGATGTACTCCAAATAG
- a CDS encoding NAD(P)/FAD-dependent oxidoreductase codes for MVSDNGSGKVYDVVIIGAGPAGLFAAYELAERSDFKILVIDEGGDVDQRKCPMYELGHCIGCQPCHIMSGVGGAGGLSDGTINLRPDIGGDLRELTNDENYAWQLVWEVDQIFLRHKAPRNLFKGDSEQVRYWEQKAAQAGVKFIPIIQRHIGSDRTPEVIGNIKRHLESKGVKFLLWTKALEFGRGWVKVKRGKDVFEIKAKYIIVAPGRGGAEWFHDVAQKIGLKARHGPIDVGVRVEVPAIVMEPITSINHDPKFHIYTDTYDDFVRTFCTNPNGFVVEERYDGYVGVNGHSMHGKKSNNTNFAFLSRIELTEPVEDTTAYGRSIAQLATTIGGGRPIIQRLGDLRRGRRSTWARIRRSDVEPTLKHVTPGDIAMALPHRVVTNIIEGLEKLDRVLPGVASDHTLLYAPEIKYYAMRAEVNENLETSIEGIFAAGDGAGLSRDIVNAAATGILAARGILKKEGLYTEREFRKPGNWRHAIESLED; via the coding sequence ATGGTTTCTGATAACGGAAGCGGAAAGGTCTACGACGTTGTGATTATTGGAGCCGGCCCGGCAGGGCTTTTCGCGGCCTACGAACTCGCGGAAAGGAGCGATTTTAAGATTTTAGTTATCGACGAGGGCGGGGACGTTGACCAGAGAAAGTGCCCGATGTACGAGCTTGGCCACTGCATAGGCTGTCAGCCCTGCCACATAATGAGCGGTGTCGGCGGTGCCGGCGGGCTGAGCGACGGAACGATAAACCTCAGACCTGACATCGGCGGCGACCTGAGAGAACTCACTAACGACGAGAACTACGCCTGGCAACTCGTCTGGGAAGTTGACCAGATTTTTCTGAGGCACAAGGCACCAAGGAATCTTTTCAAGGGAGACTCTGAGCAGGTTCGCTACTGGGAGCAGAAGGCGGCACAGGCAGGGGTAAAGTTCATCCCGATAATTCAGAGGCACATCGGCTCGGACAGGACGCCCGAAGTCATAGGCAACATCAAGAGGCACCTCGAAAGCAAGGGAGTGAAGTTCCTTCTCTGGACTAAAGCCTTGGAGTTCGGTCGGGGATGGGTTAAAGTTAAGCGCGGAAAGGACGTCTTCGAGATCAAAGCGAAATACATAATCGTCGCGCCCGGAAGGGGTGGAGCGGAGTGGTTCCACGACGTTGCCCAAAAGATCGGCCTGAAGGCGAGGCACGGGCCTATTGACGTCGGCGTCCGCGTCGAGGTTCCGGCCATAGTGATGGAGCCGATAACAAGCATAAACCACGATCCCAAGTTCCACATCTACACCGACACCTACGACGATTTTGTCAGGACCTTCTGCACCAACCCCAACGGTTTCGTCGTTGAGGAGCGCTACGACGGCTACGTTGGGGTAAACGGCCATTCCATGCACGGGAAGAAGAGCAACAACACGAACTTCGCCTTCCTGAGCAGGATAGAGCTGACCGAGCCGGTGGAGGACACCACAGCATACGGGAGGAGCATAGCGCAACTGGCAACGACCATCGGCGGCGGGAGGCCTATAATCCAGAGGCTCGGGGATTTGAGGCGTGGAAGGAGGAGCACGTGGGCGAGGATAAGGAGGAGCGACGTCGAGCCCACGCTGAAGCACGTCACGCCGGGGGACATAGCTATGGCCCTGCCCCATAGGGTCGTCACCAACATCATAGAAGGTTTAGAGAAGCTCGACCGCGTTCTCCCAGGAGTTGCAAGCGACCACACACTGCTCTACGCTCCTGAGATAAAGTACTACGCGATGCGGGCGGAGGTCAATGAGAACCTCGAGACGAGCATAGAGGGAATTTTCGCGGCCGGAGACGGTGCTGGGTTGAGCAGGGACATAGTTAACGCGGCCGCGACTGGAATCCTCGCGGCTCGCGGGATACTGAAGAAGGAAGGCCTTTACACGGAGAGGGAGTTCAGGAAGCCCGGGAACTGGAGGCACGCCATAGAGTCCTTAGAAGATTAG
- a CDS encoding cation:proton antiporter → MDVFLELALILIVAKLFGYLTVRLGFPAALGQLIGGILIGPSVLGLVGYDEGVKLLAELGVVMLLFLAGLETDVEEFKHVGVPAFIIAALGVFVPFIFGYLGAMAWGYSNVQAMFLGGILTATSVGLTTSILMEMKKLRTRVGTTILAAAVVDDVLGIIVLTILVGINTRGSVYAKDLMIIFGEVAVYFALGLLVGHPAVKEALKASEKITLPETLTAVAIAIMLIFAYLAEQFQIAGITGAYLAGILVASTEEAREINNKTMTIGYSLFIPIFLVSIGIESDVRVLAHAGVFALVYSLLGILGKIFGCGLGAFVSRFKPREALQVGVGMIPRMEVALIMANVALREGAFDRGTFAIPVTMVVITTIVTPFLLKWAFSKD, encoded by the coding sequence ATGGACGTGTTCCTAGAGCTCGCGCTGATACTGATAGTGGCAAAGCTGTTTGGGTACCTGACCGTTCGCCTCGGCTTTCCAGCGGCCCTCGGCCAGCTCATCGGTGGAATCCTCATAGGACCGTCAGTCCTCGGGCTGGTGGGCTACGACGAGGGAGTAAAGCTCCTGGCGGAGCTGGGAGTCGTCATGCTCCTGTTCTTGGCGGGCCTTGAAACCGACGTCGAGGAGTTCAAGCACGTCGGCGTTCCCGCGTTTATAATAGCCGCTCTCGGCGTCTTCGTGCCCTTTATCTTTGGTTACCTCGGTGCCATGGCATGGGGCTACTCAAACGTCCAGGCCATGTTCCTTGGCGGCATTCTCACAGCTACCAGCGTCGGTCTTACCACCAGCATACTCATGGAGATGAAGAAGCTCCGCACGAGGGTGGGGACGACGATTTTGGCGGCAGCGGTCGTCGACGACGTCCTCGGTATAATAGTGCTCACGATACTGGTAGGTATAAACACCCGCGGGAGCGTCTATGCGAAGGACCTGATGATCATATTCGGTGAGGTCGCGGTCTACTTTGCCCTGGGCCTTCTGGTTGGACATCCAGCCGTTAAAGAGGCCCTCAAAGCCTCGGAAAAAATAACCCTTCCCGAAACTCTAACGGCCGTGGCAATAGCGATAATGCTCATATTCGCCTATCTCGCGGAGCAGTTCCAGATAGCGGGCATAACCGGTGCATACCTTGCCGGAATCCTGGTTGCCAGTACGGAGGAAGCGAGGGAGATAAACAACAAGACAATGACAATAGGCTACTCCCTTTTCATCCCGATATTCCTCGTCAGCATCGGAATAGAGAGTGACGTCCGCGTCCTGGCCCACGCCGGAGTCTTTGCGCTCGTCTACTCGCTCCTGGGAATCCTTGGGAAGATATTCGGCTGTGGCCTGGGAGCATTCGTCTCCCGCTTCAAACCAAGAGAGGCCCTCCAGGTCGGTGTCGGCATGATACCCCGCATGGAGGTGGCTTTGATAATGGCCAACGTCGCCCTGAGAGAGGGCGCATTTGACAGGGGTACTTTCGCCATACCCGTGACCATGGTGGTGATAACGACAATAGTAACGCCCTTCCTGCTGAAGTGGGCGTTTTCAAAGGATTAG